A stretch of Henckelia pumila isolate YLH828 chromosome 4, ASM3356847v2, whole genome shotgun sequence DNA encodes these proteins:
- the LOC140863737 gene encoding thaumatin-like protein 1, giving the protein MFSSRCSCYGLYTLILMFLIMSEGVFGAIFTIVNRCDHTVWPGILPNAGSAGLETTGFQLRPGGSRVFRAEPGWSGRLWGRTGCTFDLTTGLGSCTTADCGSNTIDCNGAGANPPATLAEFTIGSGQLDFYDVSLVDGYNLPMAIEPVGGSGACGSTGCMTDLNWKCPAELRAAGGQACRSACDAFKSPEYCCSGAFGSPATCQPSVYSEIFKSACPRAYSYAYDDATSTFTCGGADYTITFCPSLTR; this is encoded by the exons ATGTTTTCTTCTCGTTGTTCTTGTTATGGTCTATACACCCTGATCCTCATGTTTCTTATCATGTCCGAAG GTGTTTTCGGAGCTATATTTACCATCGTAAACCGGTGTGATCACACGGTGTGGCCCGGAATTTTACCCAATGCGGGTAGCGCCGGTTTAGAAACCACCGGTTTCCAGCTTCGGCCAGGCGGATCGCGAGTTTTTCGAGCCGAACCTGGATGGTCCGGCCGGTTATGGGGTCGTACCGGTTGTACATTCGACCTCACCACCGGCCTGGGCAGCTGCACCACGGCCGATTGCGGTTCGAACACGATAGATTGCAATGGTGCGGGAGCGAACCCACCTGCCACCTTAGCCGAATTCACTATCGGCTCCGGCCAGCTAGACTTCTACGATGTAAGCCTCGTGGATGGGTACAACTTGCCGATGGCGATCGAACCGGTGGGCGGTTCGGGTGCTTGCGGTTCGACCGGGTGCATGACTGATCTCAACTGGAAGTGCCCGGCTGAGTTGCGGGCAGCAGGCGGGCAGGCTTGCAGGAGTGCATGCGACGCTTTTAAGAGCCCGGAGTATTGTTGCAGCGGCGCGTTTGGTTCACCCGCCACTTGTCAGCCGTCGGTTTACTCGGAGATTTTCAAGAGCGCTTGTCCCAGAGCCTATAGCTACGCTTACGATGATGCTACGAGTACATTTACGTGTGGTGGAGCTGATTATACCATAACATTCT